GCGCCCAGCACCGCATCGCCGTCGGCCGCGCGCGGGTTCGAGGTACGCGTGGTGCCGTTGAAGTTCATTTCCGCCAGCGAAATGAAGAAGGTGCTCGAACCCTACGCGCGCCCGAACGCCATCGTCGGCACCGACCCGGCGCGTAATGTGATCACCCTGGGCGGTACCCGCGCCGAGCTGGAAAACTACCTGCGCACCGTGCAGATCTTCGACGTGGACTGGTTGTCGGGCATGTCGGTCGGCGTGTTCCCGATCCAGTCCGGCAAGGCCGAGAAGGTCAGCGCGGATCTGGAGAAGGTGTTCGGCGAACAGAGCAAGACGCCCAGCGCCGGCATGTTCCGTTTCATGCCGCTGGAAAACGCCAATGCGGTGCTGGTGATCACGCCGCAGCCGCGCTACCTGGACCAGATCCAGCAATGGCTGGACCGCATCGACAGCGCCGGTGGCGGCGTGCGGCTGTTCTCCTACGAATTGAAGTACATCAAGGCCAAGGACCTGGCCGATCGGTTGTCGGAAGTGTTCGGCGGACGCAGCAACAGCGGCGACTCCAACGCTTCGCTGGCGCCGGGGGCGGAAACCAGCGTGCTGGGTGGGCAACTGGGCGATCGCGACAGCAGCATGGGCGGCAGCTCCGGCCTGACCGGTGGCAGCATCGGCGAAAGCGGGAGCAGCAGCGGCACGGTGGGCGGTGAGTTTGGTGGCGGCAGCAGTGGCGGCGGGCTCGGCAACGGCAGCCTGCAGTTGTCGCCGCGCAGCAACGGCAATGGCGCGGTAACGCTGGAAGTACAAGGCGACAAGGTCGGCGTATCGGCAGTGGCCGAAACCAACACCTTGCTGGTGCGCTCCACCCCGCAGGCATGGACGTCCATCCGCGATGTCATCGAAAAGCTCGACGTGATGCCGATGCAGGTGCATATCGAGGCACAGGTGGCTGAGGTGAATTTGACGGGTGACCTGAGCTACGGCGTCAATTGGTATTTCGAGAACGCGGTGAATGCCGCCCCCGGTGCCAACGGTACCGGGGGTGCAGGCTTGCCCTCCGCAGCGGGCCGTAACATCTGGGGAGACATTGCAGGGACAGTGACTGGCAACGGTATTGGCTGGACATTTCTTGGAAAGAATGCGGCTGCGGTCATTACTGCACTGGATTCGGTTACCAATGTGCGCCTGCTGCAGACACCATCAGTCTTTGTGCGCAATAACGCAGAAGCGACGCTCAATGTTGGCTCACGCATCCCGATCAATTCGACTTCGATTAACACCGGGCTGGGCAGCGACAGCAGCTTCTCATCGGTGCAGTACATCGACACCGGCGTGATCCTAAAAGTACGTCCACGCGTTACCAAGGACGGCATGGTGTTTCTGGACATCGTGCAGGAAATCAGCACTCCCGGATCGCGTCCGGCAGCGTGTACTGCTGCAGCAACCACGACCGTCAACAGCGCAGCCTGCAATGTCGACATCAATACGCGTCGGGTCAAAACCGAGGCAGCGGTGCAAAGCGGCGATACCATGATGCTGGCTGGTTTGATCGACGACAGCACGACCGATACGAGTGACGGCGTTCCGTTCCTAAGCAGGCTTCCGGTCGTCGGTGGGCTGTTTGGGACCAAGGGTAAAAACAACACCCGCCGCGAAGTCATCGTCCTGATCACCCCGTCGATCGTGCGCAATCCGCAGGAAGCGCGCAATCTCACCGACGAATACGGCCAGAAGTTCAAGGCCATGGAGCCGCTGAAACCCAGCCAGAAGCCGCAATGAGTGCGGCACTGCCCGTCGTGCTGGTGCCGGTCGGCACCGACGACGAGGCGCTGGATGCCTGTCTGGGTGCGTTGGATGCCGCCACGCCGGCCGGCACGCGGGTGTGGCTGGCCGACGATGCGCAGGCCGGCCCACGCGGCCGCGCGGTGATCGAACACTGGCTGGCACGCACGCACTTGCAGGCGCATCACACCCGTCGCCAGCGCATGCTGGGCGAGGTGGCGCATCTGGATGAAATGCTCAGCGCCTGCGGCGACGCGGATGTGGTGGTGCTGGGCGTGGATGCCTGCCCGCTGCCGGGCTGGCTCGGCCAGTTGAGCGCGTGTTTCGCGCGCGATGCCGCCATCGCCACGGCGACGCCATGGAGCAATGTGGGCGAAGCCTGTAGCTGGCCGCGCCTGGGCGAACTCAACCCGATGCCGGATGCGCCGGAACGGCTTGCCGCCGCCTGCGCGGCGATGCCGCCTTTGCATCCGGAGCTGCCATCGGCGGTTGGCCATGCGGTGCTGTTGCGCGGCACTGCGCGGCGCAAGGCCGGCGGCCTGGATGCCAGCAGTTATGGGTCGTGGTACGCAGCGCTGGTGGACCTGAGCCTGCGCATGGGTGGCCTGGGCTGGCGCAATGTGCTGTGCGACACCGCCTTCGTCGCCTCGCCGCACGAAGGCCGCCCGGCCGATGGCGACATGGATGCCCTGGCCACCCGCTGGCCGGCCTGGCATGCCCGCCTGGCCAGCTTCCTCATGCACGACCCGCTACGTGCGCAGCGCGATCAGCTGAGCCACCTGCTGGCCGACCTGCCGCCGCCTGATCCACAGCGCACGCTATTCGATTCATAGACGCCTGCCAAAGTTTGGGCCGTCGCAGCGACGGAAAGCATTCGGGCCGCAAGGTTGCGCGGCCTAGCAACACCCGCAAAAGTGCTGAATGCTGCTCGCCGATTCCCGATTCCCGATTCCCGATTCCCGATTCCCGAATCCCGAATCCCGATTCCCGATTCCCGGCGCTAAAGCGTCGTCCCTGAAAATCCCCACCATTCCAGTCACAGCAAGGCGTTACCGGCCGCGCAGGCGTGCCGGAACTACCAGTTTTCGCTACGCTGTGGGCTGATTTCTTGCAATTTCCGTCCATGCGTACACGCCGCCCTGCTGCCGAAGACACCCCCGCCGAGGAGTTGTTTCGTTCGCGCCTGGAGAACCAGATCGATCTGCGCCATCCGCTGGCGCAGTTGAGTCAACGGATGCCGTGGGCCGCGTTGGAGCAGGCGCTTTGCTCGCACTTGCCGGCCACGCCCGCCGGAGGTGGGCGTCCGGCCTTGCCGGTGCGCTTGATGACCGGTTTGCTGTACCTCAAGCACGCCTATGACCTGTCCGACGAAGCGGTGTGCGAGCGCTGGCTGGAGAATCCGTACTGGCAGTTCTTCACCGGTGAGGTGGTGTTCCAGACGCGTCTGCCATGCGATGCCAGTTCGCTGACGCGCTGGCGTCAGCGCCTGGGCGAAGCTGGGATGGAAGAGGTTCTGGCGCACACGATCAATGCGGCGCACGCGATGAGGGCGGTGGATGCACGCGAGCTGTCGCGGGTGATCGTCGATACCACGGTGCAGGAAAAGGCAATCGCCTATCCGACCGATAGCCGTCTGCTGGAGGTGGCACGCAAGAAGCTGGTGCTGCTGGCCAAGCGCCACGGTATTGCGCTTCGGCAAACCTACGCACGGCAAGGCCCTGCCTTGAGCCGCAAGGCGGGCCGCTATGCCCATGCGCGCCAGTTCAA
The window above is part of the Xanthomonas campestris pv. badrii genome. Proteins encoded here:
- the gspD gene encoding type II secretion system secretin GspD, with amino-acid sequence MSERMTPRLFPVSLLIGLLAGCATTPPPDVRRNARLDPQVGAAGATQTPAEQRADGDANAKPSPVIRRGSGTMINQSAASAPSPTLGMASSGSATFNFEGESVQAVVKAILGDMLGQNYVIAPGVQGTVTLATPNPVSPAQALNLLEMVLGWNNARMVFSGGRYNIVPADQALAGTVAPSTASPSAARGFEVRVVPLKFISASEMKKVLEPYARPNAIVGTDPARNVITLGGTRAELENYLRTVQIFDVDWLSGMSVGVFPIQSGKAEKVSADLEKVFGEQSKTPSAGMFRFMPLENANAVLVITPQPRYLDQIQQWLDRIDSAGGGVRLFSYELKYIKAKDLADRLSEVFGGRSNSGDSNASLAPGAETSVLGGQLGDRDSSMGGSSGLTGGSIGESGSSSGTVGGEFGGGSSGGGLGNGSLQLSPRSNGNGAVTLEVQGDKVGVSAVAETNTLLVRSTPQAWTSIRDVIEKLDVMPMQVHIEAQVAEVNLTGDLSYGVNWYFENAVNAAPGANGTGGAGLPSAAGRNIWGDIAGTVTGNGIGWTFLGKNAAAVITALDSVTNVRLLQTPSVFVRNNAEATLNVGSRIPINSTSINTGLGSDSSFSSVQYIDTGVILKVRPRVTKDGMVFLDIVQEISTPGSRPAACTAAATTTVNSAACNVDINTRRVKTEAAVQSGDTMMLAGLIDDSTTDTSDGVPFLSRLPVVGGLFGTKGKNNTRREVIVLITPSIVRNPQEARNLTDEYGQKFKAMEPLKPSQKPQ
- a CDS encoding glycosyltransferase family 2 protein, encoding MSAALPVVLVPVGTDDEALDACLGALDAATPAGTRVWLADDAQAGPRGRAVIEHWLARTHLQAHHTRRQRMLGEVAHLDEMLSACGDADVVVLGVDACPLPGWLGQLSACFARDAAIATATPWSNVGEACSWPRLGELNPMPDAPERLAAACAAMPPLHPELPSAVGHAVLLRGTARRKAGGLDASSYGSWYAALVDLSLRMGGLGWRNVLCDTAFVASPHEGRPADGDMDALATRWPAWHARLASFLMHDPLRAQRDQLSHLLADLPPPDPQRTLFDS